The stretch of DNA ATGCAAGGCAATCAAAAAATCATCGATGCACTCAATGCCGGATTGACGATCGAGCTGACGGCGATTAACCAGTACTTCATTCAAGCCAAGATGTGCACAAATTGGGGCTTCAATAAATTGGGCGCCAAGCACTACGAAGAGTCGATGGGCGAAATGAAGCACGCGGAGCTGTTGATCGACCGGATTCTTTTCCTGGAAGGCGTTCCCGAGATCGCACGTTATGATGTGATTCGCGTGGGCGAGAACGTCAAAGAGCAGTTTGAGTATGATCTCAAATTGGAAACCAGTGGCGTGAATGCCTACAACGATGCGGTGGACTTGTGCATTCAACTCAAAGATGGCGGCTCGCGGGATTTGGTTGAGAAAATCTTGGTTGAGTCCGAAGAGCACGTTGATTGGCTGGAAACTCAACTTGAGATCATCGGCACCATCGGCATCGAGAATTACCTGCAATCGCAATTGGGCGAAAGCGAAGAAGGGTAATCACGGCAATTGGAGCTTCGCCGCGCATTATGCAGACGACCGGGCGCTGGGGGTCGGACGAAGTCCGTCCCTGGTGCGTTGGGGCTGGCAATTGGCCCGGGGGGGACGCGCTAATGCTCGTTCACAACCACCCTCATCTTGCGATATCGTAAGCCGACCACAGGATGGGTTGTGGCTACGCGGGCTTTAGAGGCTGTTTTCGAATTGCTCGCGGCGGGCGGCGAGGATTTGCTTGAGCACGCGGTGGCAGGCGGTGCAGCCGCTGCCGGCTCCGGTTTGTTGCTTCAAATCCTGGACCGATTCGGCGTTGAACACGCTGACCGCAGAATCGATTTCCTCAGACGTGACGCCCAGGCAACGGCAGATCACATCGTTACTACAGCCGCTCGCAGTGGACTTTTCCACGACGGTAGAGGTTTTCACTGCGAAGAGAGTCGCTTTAGCTGCCCAATTAGTCATATCGGTCGTTCCGATGCAGTCAACATGAATTGAGAATGAGTCTCAGTTGCACTGGTTCAATTCTACCGAAACGTCAGACGATGTCAAATCCAATTGGCACTGTCTCAATCGTGAGCGTGTAGTCCTCCGGCGCGCCCTTCATAAACCGTTTTGAGGCAATGGGTTATCAGGTTTGACTCACAATTCTGTTAGGGACCCCGTATACTGTTCGTTGAGCGCTTCGTCGGTGGCGGGGCGATAGCTGGTGACTATTGTGTTACGGATTTCAACATGCCTGAGTTTCAATTACAGAGTGAATTCCAGCCCGGCGGCGACCAGCCGGCAGCGATTGAAGCGTTGGTCAAAGGGATTCAAGCGGGGCAGAAGGAACAGGTGCTGTTAGGGGTCACCGGCTCTGGCAAGACCTTCACGATGGCCAATGTGATCCAACAAATGCAGCGGCCTGCGCTGGTGTTGTCGCACAATAAGACGTTGGCGGCGCAGTTGTATTCGGAGTTCAAGGCGTTCTTTCCGCATAACGCCGTGTCGTATTTTGTTAGTTATTACGATTATTATCAGCCCGAAGCGTACATTCCGCAGCGCGACATCTACATCGAAAAAGATGCATCGATCAACGAAGAGATCGATCGTTTGCGGCTGCAGGCGACCAGTTCGTTGGTCAGCCGGCGGGATGTGATTGTTGTGGCGAGCGTGAGTTGCATCTACGGTTTGGGGTCTCCCAAAGACTATTTGGAGATGATGTTGCCGTTGCGGGTCGGAGACGAAATCGACCGCGACGAGATGCTGCTGAAACTGATCGACATCCAATACGATCGTAACGACATCAGTTTTCAGCGAGGCACCGTCCGCGTGCGGGGTGACGTCGTCGAGTGCTGGCCGGCGTACGAGGAATTTGCCTACCGCATCGAGCTGTGGGGCGATGAGATCGAAAAACTGTCGATCATCAACCCGCTGACCGGACAAGAAGCCCGTGTGTTGGAAGAGGCGTACATCTATCCCGCCAAGCATTTTGTCATGCCGCAAGAACGGATTACGGCGGCGATCAAGGCGATCGAAGACGAGCTGAATGGGCGGTTGCAAGAATTGCGAGAAGCGGGCAAATTGCTGGAAGCACAGCGATTAGCGGCTCGGACGCGGTTTGATTTGGAAATGATGCAAGAGGTCGGGTATTGCCCCGGTATCGAAAATTACAGTCAGCCGTTATCGGGCCGTCCCCCGGGATCGCCGCCTGATACGTTGATGGACTTTTTCCCGGACGACTTTGTGGCATTCATCGACGAATCGCACGCCACAACACCGCAAATCCGTGCCATGTTTGCCGGCGATCATTCGCGGAAGACGACGCTGGTCGAACATGGATTCCGTCTGCCTTCGGCGCTCGATAATCGGCCGTTGAAGTTTGCTGAATGGCGCGAGCGGCTGAATCAAATCGTGTACGTGTCGGCCACTCCCAGCGACTGGGAATTGGAACAGACCGGCGGTGAATTTGTCGAACAGGTGATTCGCCCGACCGGTCTGGTCGATCCCGTGATCCACATCGTTCCCGCCCGCGGCCAAGTCCCGCATTTGATGGAACAAATTCGCAAGCGAGCGGAGGTCCAGGAACGGGTCTTGGTCACGACGCTCACTAAGCGATTGTCGGAGGAACTCACGCGTTATTTGTCAGAACAGGGCATTCGTTGCAAGTGGCTGCATTCGGAATTGGACGCGATTGAACGTGTGGAGATTCTCCGTGAATTACGGGAACACAAATTCGATGCGTTGATTGGCATTAACTTGCTGCGGGAAGGTTTGGACTTGCCGGAAGTCTCCTTAGTCGCCATTCTGGATGCAGACAAAGAAGGTTTCTTGCGCAGTGAAACGAGTCTGATTCAAACCATCGGGCGGACGGCACGGAATGTGAACGCTGAAGTCTATTTGTATGCGGATCGCGTGACCAATAGCATGCAGCGGGCGATTGATGAAACGAATCGCCGTCGCGAATTACAGTTGGCCTATAATGCGGAGCATGGGATTACGCCGGAAACGATTCGCAAGGCGATTTCTCGCGGGATTGAAGAAGATATCGAAGCGCGGCAAGTCGAGCAGTCGGCGGCGGGGATTGGGGATGAACAACAGTACGTCACCATGGAGTTCGTCCAAGAATTGGAAGCGGAGATGCTGGCGGCGGCTGAGGATTTGCAATTCGAACGGGCAGCCGAACTGCGCGATCGGATTTTGCAGCTCAAGCAACAGCTTGGACAACCGCTCACGGCGGACGAAAAGGTGGCCGAGGGACAAGTCAAATCGCAGACCAAGAAAAAGCGGGGCCGCCGCCGTGGGGGTGGAAAACGGGTTCCCAAACCAGGAAAGCGAGAGTAACAAACTGTGTTGAACGGTTGTGACAAGAATTGATGGGGTGGACCGGGAGAAACGCGTCACATGCTGAGCGCTAAGGCAGTGGACCGTTGGGCCGAAGATTGGGCCGATGGATTGAACCCGATTTTGGTGAAGGAGACGCGGCAGGTCTTTAAAACCCATCTGGTGACAATCCCGTTCTTTGTGGCGTTGGTGGTCGCCTGGTTCGTGTCGATGTCGGTCGTGATCGAACCGGCGCATCCGGAGAGTGTTCTCGGCCCCAGACTTCTTATGCCCTTGTTGATGGTACTGGGGGCTGCACTTTTTTACGTCGTGCCCTACATCAGCTTCCGCAGCATGACTGCCGAGCGCGAACGGCACACGTTTGAGATGCTGGCCGTCAGTTCGCTGTCCGACACGCAGATCTTTTGGGGAAAACTCAGCTCGGCGCTCGTCGTGATTGGATTGTTTGTCGCAGCGTTTGCGCCGTTCATTTCGATGACTTATATGCTCCGCGGCTTGAGCGTATTCGACATCCTCGCGGCACTGATTGTTATTGCAGCCACAGCCACTATGTTGTCATTATTTGGTCTGATGTTGGGTGCGCTGGCGACGAAGCTGCATTTTCAAATCATGAATATGCTGCTGTTGCTATTTGGTTCCACCATTGCTGCTATTTTCTTGTCGGAACTTACTGCATCCATTGCGTATACCGGCGGGGGTGTCGATCTGTGTGGCATGACCTGTTTTCTGATTGGGTTTGTGGGATTTCCCGGTCTGTTTTTTGCAGCGGTGACATTGGGCAGCTTGCGTCCGCCGACGATAGGGTTGGTGCGGACTTATGTCGGACAGGAGGACCTGCCGGCGATCGTGCAGGCTGCGGATCATCTCGCCGAGACGATTGAGCAACATGTTCCGCTACGACCGGAGTCGTACACGCTGCGTCATCTTAAAAAAGTTACGATCACGCCTGAGGCAGTGCAATCGATGGTGCCGGTCGTTGTGCGGATGGAGCGGTTGTTGAATCCCCGTCAACGGCAGTTCGGCCATTTGGGGCGTTATCGATATCTGACCATCAAAGGGGCGGCGGAACCATTGGAGATGATTTGTACCGTGCAAAACATGGTCTTGCACCGCTTCGGTTGGAGTGAATTATGCGCGGCGGATGCCGATGAAATTCCGCTCACCGAGGAACAGCTCGTCTATACAATAGGCCCCGATGATTTACGGGTATTGAAACTGGCGGTTTCTCGACTACAAGAACTGTTGGATCGCGACGAGCCGCCGGAACTGGAAGAAGCGGGGATTTTCTCAGAGCGACCCGAAGCGGATGCATTGAATTTGAGCGACCCGAATGCTGAACAGCAGTGATTGGAAAGATCGAAATGTCGGATGCGCCTTTACCATTTCCATTGTTGTCCGATAATCGCAGTCCGCGGTTGCAGCAGTGGAATGACGCGCTGAATCCGATTTTGGTGAAAGAGTTGCGGCAACTTTGGAAAAGCCGGCAATTCGTGATGATCTTTTTTGCGTTGCTGAGTGCTGCTTGGGGCATCAGCATTACGGCGCTATTGGCGCCGGAAGTTGTTTTGAAATTCGTCCCGTTTGGCTATGGCCATACGGGACAGATCCACGCCGCCGCCCTGTTCTTCATGCTGTATGGTTGTTTGGTGATTGCGCTGAACTTTGCGGTGCCGCTTCGCGCGTTGGATAGTTTGGCGCATGAATTCGCCGGCAGCACGATGGAGACGTTGGTCCTGACGCGGATCCCTTCGGACCGGATTACGATCGGCAAATTTTGGTGCGCCGCTCTGCATATGGGGCTGTACTTCGCCGCCTTGGGGCCGTTTATTGTGGTGACTTATTTATTGCCGGGGATCGATCTGCTGACGATTCTGTTGATGCTGCTGGTGGCGATCGTGCTTTCGGTCGGGCTCAGTAGCATCGCTTTGTGGCTGGGATCGTACTGCAAGTCGGCGGCGATGCGACCCGTGTTGACGATGGTGCTATTGGCGGCGTGCAGTCTGACCACTTGGTTTTGGTTAACCACCGTGTACCAAGCTTTGGAGTTGGGTAACACAGGTTGGATGGTTTGCACAGGGCTTCCCTGTTGTTTTGTGCCGTGGTTGGTGATCTCCAGTGCCAGCTTGGCGGCGGCGGTGGTGCGCGTGCGACCGAAATCGCCACGTTTGAACCGCATTCAGTTTATTCCCCCCGAGGAATTGCAGCCGATCGCGCAGAGCGTTCTAGATTTCGCCGAAGCTGTGCGCGTGCAGTTCCCCGTCGAATATGACGAACCCCCTGCCCGTCCGCCACAGTCCATGATGTTCCGCGAGGCTCACGCGCATGTGCTCAAACTCGCTCGTCAAACGGATCGATTGATGAACCGTCAGCGACACTTGCACGAAACGGTCATGTCCATGATGCCACTCGTCCCGCACCAAGCCCGCAAGGCCTTTGCGCAAGTCCGCAGCGGGTTTTATGCGATCATCGCCACCTATCTGTGGTACGGAATCTGTCACGACGACGTACACCCACACGTTTGGCCCAACCGCCTGCACATGCCCAAAATCCCCGAGGGACAGCTAGACAAACTTGAAGCCGCAGCCCGTGACCTGATCGCCGCATGCGAAGAGATCACGTCGCCACCTCCTGCACCCAACAACACACCCTAAAACAAACTCCCTCTCCCTCTGGGAGAGGGCCGGGGTGAGGGTTTTCGCACGACAATTAGCGTCCGTTAATATTTTTAAATGGAAAGCTTCCTCGCAGAGATGCACCAAGGAACACGACAGCGATGCCGAGCTCTCCACGCCTGGAATCAAGAGTGCTACTCTTTCGTTCTCTGTGGCTAAATCCTTTTCGTCGTTTGGTGTGCGACGTTATGATTTGTTGGGGGGATCGACCCGACTACCTAGAAAGGTGCGTCGCGACGCACCCTACGTTGGGGCCAATAGTCTTAGGTGCACCAGCGGCGGATTAGTTTTTCGAACATCTCGGTCCCCTGCTCCAATTGTTCAAGCGTGATCCATTCGTCGTCGGTGTGGGCTTGGGCGATGTCGCCGGGGCCGTACACGACCTTTCGTTTTAAGTCGCTGAACATGGCGCCGTCGGTTCCGTAGGTGACGGTTTGGGCTTCGGTCTTTCCGGCGATTTCTAAAAACTCGTTGACGAAATCTGAATGGGGATCAACGTACAACGGCGCACCGTTGCCGTGTGCTTGGAATTCCAAACCGCACTTCTCAGCGACTTTGCGGGCGCGGTCGACGAGAATTTGCGCGTCCATATTGGGCATCACCCGAAAGTAGACGGTGCAGACCGATTGCGGCGGCGTGATGTTAATTGCCGTCGTGTGGTCATTGATGCCGATGTTCCAACTGATTGTCGGCGGGTTAAAACGTTCATCGCGCCAAGTGGGGTCTTGCAGGGTTTCGTCGTGGATCGCCTTCATCTCGGCCAAAAAGGGAATCATCGCCAAGTTGGCGTTGAGTCCTTTATCGGTGCTGGAGTGGGCGGCGCGGCCCTGTGAAACTGCGGAAAACCCGGTCGTCCCTTTGTGAGCATAGACGACCTCCAGCATGGTCGGTTCGCCAATGATGCCACGGGCGTCCCCCTCGACCATCTCGCGATACATCTTCGATTTCTCGGCGACCTGTTTGGCGCCGATATAGCCGACTTCTTCATCAGCGGTGCAGGTGATGTAAAACGGTTGCTTCAATTCGTCCGCGGAAAAACGATCGGCGGCAGCCAGGGCGCACGATAGTGAGCCTTTCATGTCGCAACTGCCGCGGCCGTAAAGTTTGTCTCCCACGACCGCCGGTTCGAACGGGCCGTGCTCCTTGATGCTCCAGGTGTCAGCGGGGACCACATCGGTATGGCAAAAATAAGCCACGCCGCCAGTGCCGTTTCCTTTTTTCGCCATGACGTTGGCTTTGCGAACGCCGTTGGCGTCATCGTATTCGATCCGCTCGGTGACAAAGCCAAGCCCTTTTAACTTGTCCTCGCAATAATTTGAGACTTCGACATTCGAGAGCGGACTCGTCGATTCAAAACGGATCAATTCCTTGTTGTAAGCCAATGCGTCCATGTCCGCGTTTCACCGTTGTTAATATTGCGTTTGTTGATGACCGAATATGCTGCGAGCGTTAGCCGGTGTAATTTCCCCAGCGGTGGCGCGAGCATCTCCTGCCACGA from Symmachiella dynata encodes:
- the bfr gene encoding bacterioferritin, whose amino-acid sequence is MQGNQKIIDALNAGLTIELTAINQYFIQAKMCTNWGFNKLGAKHYEESMGEMKHAELLIDRILFLEGVPEIARYDVIRVGENVKEQFEYDLKLETSGVNAYNDAVDLCIQLKDGGSRDLVEKILVESEEHVDWLETQLEIIGTIGIENYLQSQLGESEEG
- a CDS encoding (2Fe-2S)-binding protein, with product MTNWAAKATLFAVKTSTVVEKSTASGCSNDVICRCLGVTSEEIDSAVSVFNAESVQDLKQQTGAGSGCTACHRVLKQILAARREQFENSL
- the uvrB gene encoding excinuclease ABC subunit UvrB, which codes for MPEFQLQSEFQPGGDQPAAIEALVKGIQAGQKEQVLLGVTGSGKTFTMANVIQQMQRPALVLSHNKTLAAQLYSEFKAFFPHNAVSYFVSYYDYYQPEAYIPQRDIYIEKDASINEEIDRLRLQATSSLVSRRDVIVVASVSCIYGLGSPKDYLEMMLPLRVGDEIDRDEMLLKLIDIQYDRNDISFQRGTVRVRGDVVECWPAYEEFAYRIELWGDEIEKLSIINPLTGQEARVLEEAYIYPAKHFVMPQERITAAIKAIEDELNGRLQELREAGKLLEAQRLAARTRFDLEMMQEVGYCPGIENYSQPLSGRPPGSPPDTLMDFFPDDFVAFIDESHATTPQIRAMFAGDHSRKTTLVEHGFRLPSALDNRPLKFAEWRERLNQIVYVSATPSDWELEQTGGEFVEQVIRPTGLVDPVIHIVPARGQVPHLMEQIRKRAEVQERVLVTTLTKRLSEELTRYLSEQGIRCKWLHSELDAIERVEILRELREHKFDALIGINLLREGLDLPEVSLVAILDADKEGFLRSETSLIQTIGRTARNVNAEVYLYADRVTNSMQRAIDETNRRRELQLAYNAEHGITPETIRKAISRGIEEDIEARQVEQSAAGIGDEQQYVTMEFVQELEAEMLAAAEDLQFERAAELRDRILQLKQQLGQPLTADEKVAEGQVKSQTKKKRGRRRGGGKRVPKPGKRE
- a CDS encoding ABC transporter permease — protein: MLSAKAVDRWAEDWADGLNPILVKETRQVFKTHLVTIPFFVALVVAWFVSMSVVIEPAHPESVLGPRLLMPLLMVLGAALFYVVPYISFRSMTAERERHTFEMLAVSSLSDTQIFWGKLSSALVVIGLFVAAFAPFISMTYMLRGLSVFDILAALIVIAATATMLSLFGLMLGALATKLHFQIMNMLLLLFGSTIAAIFLSELTASIAYTGGGVDLCGMTCFLIGFVGFPGLFFAAVTLGSLRPPTIGLVRTYVGQEDLPAIVQAADHLAETIEQHVPLRPESYTLRHLKKVTITPEAVQSMVPVVVRMERLLNPRQRQFGHLGRYRYLTIKGAAEPLEMICTVQNMVLHRFGWSELCAADADEIPLTEEQLVYTIGPDDLRVLKLAVSRLQELLDRDEPPELEEAGIFSERPEADALNLSDPNAEQQ
- a CDS encoding ABC transporter permease, whose product is MSDAPLPFPLLSDNRSPRLQQWNDALNPILVKELRQLWKSRQFVMIFFALLSAAWGISITALLAPEVVLKFVPFGYGHTGQIHAAALFFMLYGCLVIALNFAVPLRALDSLAHEFAGSTMETLVLTRIPSDRITIGKFWCAALHMGLYFAALGPFIVVTYLLPGIDLLTILLMLLVAIVLSVGLSSIALWLGSYCKSAAMRPVLTMVLLAACSLTTWFWLTTVYQALELGNTGWMVCTGLPCCFVPWLVISSASLAAAVVRVRPKSPRLNRIQFIPPEELQPIAQSVLDFAEAVRVQFPVEYDEPPARPPQSMMFREAHAHVLKLARQTDRLMNRQRHLHETVMSMMPLVPHQARKAFAQVRSGFYAIIATYLWYGICHDDVHPHVWPNRLHMPKIPEGQLDKLEAAARDLIAACEEITSPPPAPNNTP
- a CDS encoding M20 family metallopeptidase, whose protein sequence is MDALAYNKELIRFESTSPLSNVEVSNYCEDKLKGLGFVTERIEYDDANGVRKANVMAKKGNGTGGVAYFCHTDVVPADTWSIKEHGPFEPAVVGDKLYGRGSCDMKGSLSCALAAADRFSADELKQPFYITCTADEEVGYIGAKQVAEKSKMYREMVEGDARGIIGEPTMLEVVYAHKGTTGFSAVSQGRAAHSSTDKGLNANLAMIPFLAEMKAIHDETLQDPTWRDERFNPPTISWNIGINDHTTAINITPPQSVCTVYFRVMPNMDAQILVDRARKVAEKCGLEFQAHGNGAPLYVDPHSDFVNEFLEIAGKTEAQTVTYGTDGAMFSDLKRKVVYGPGDIAQAHTDDEWITLEQLEQGTEMFEKLIRRWCT